CAGGATCAAGCTTGCCCCGCCGAGCCATTTCTGTCAAGTCATTGCCATATTTCTCAAGTGCTTGGTATTTTCCTTCCGGGTCTGTTTGTAGGAGACCAAAGTACTGTTATGACTGATGCAATAGTAGtcaaagaagcaaagaaaataGACCAGGAATCAACAATAGAAGGTCTTCATGCTTTGGGAGGACAATAACAGATTATGTGCTACAACATGCACATTAGAGGGAATACTTAGTGAGCTGAGAAACATCGTGAAAGGTTCGAGATAAAGCTGAGAAGTACAGTGCAGCATTTGACATAAAGTTTTAGAAGCTTCAGTTAAGCATGAAAATATCTTCATCTTCCTAGAGCAAATATCCTGAACACTTGAGATTCTGAAAGCATATCTTTTTCTGATGGTTGAATATCATCAATAGTTTCAACATGATTATTCCCTCAAAACAGATGGTTCTTGGCAGGATGAAGAATTGTTCCATGGCAGCTTCCAGCAGCACTGCTTCTCATCTCACAACTGACAAGCAAACTCTCACTGTCCCTATGGACTTCTAATAAACAGAGTAACAAGCAAAGTCCATCAGGAAAGCAGAAGCCCATCCCAACAACAACCCAGATGTACTTAGTTCAACAGCAAGTGAAGGCTATGCAGAGTTCATTGATTAATGaagtttcatgaagacaatGGCTAGCCTGTCTATGGGGAATCAATGTCACAAATATTGTTAGCCTGTTCAAATCCTAACAATTGCAGGAACCTCTGAGAAAACATGGGAAGCAATGTTTTATATGGACTGATGTCTTCCAAAAGTATCATGtgattcacaaaaaaaatcgTTGAAGTTGTATAACAATAGGATTTACTTTGATCTGTTACTCTTTGATTTCCACGAACAGCTTGAATGGCCTCCCTCAAATCCTTCTCACTGACCTGGAGATTTCGAAATAATTGCTGCCCAAACCTCTTATCAGAATAAAAGGCCAGTAAAAGATGCTCCACAGAAACAAAATCATCTCCCATTTCTTTCTTGTACCTCCGAGCATTGTCCAAAAGGGAGGCAAGATGTGAGCCCATTATAGGGCCACTAGTCTCACCCACAACCTGGTGCAAGATCACAGAGTGTTACCAAACCCCAAATAACCTCTGGAGAAAgacaaaattgaattgaaaaacaAACATATAACTGAATACATGCCTTTGGTTGTTGGGATATGAAATTGTCCACAGCCTGCAAAACTGATGTGTTGTCAAGACCAGCTTTAGTGAGAATTCTCCTGCCTAAACCATCCTTTTGCTCCAAAAGAGCTTTCATTAGATGCTCAGTTTCCACCACTTGTTGTTTGCAAACTCTAGCTGCATCAACAGCGCCAACAATGCCCTCCCAGGCCATCTCAGTGAACTCTGATGGATTTGTCTGAGTCAAACAAAGTCAGACTTCAAGTACATCCATTAGAAAAAACATAACAAATGAAACAGGCAGACATCTCTTCCAGAAATTCCGACTAAACGATGATGAGGAAAAAATTGCCAGGTCAATCCTGCTATATTAAACACAAAGGTCCAGTAAATTCAACAGGATTAAGAGAGAATTCTTCAATATGAGATGCTTACTTGGTTGGTAAGTAACCTTTGAATGTTTATCACATTAAACTCCAGTCCAACATATCTTGAACTTTGAAGGAAATCAAAAGCAAAACATGCCAAGTACAGATTCATCACCAAAACACGAAAAAGTTAAACAGCGAACTTTATACTTTGTATGTCTAAAATCAAACACTTAGTTTTAACTCAAGGAACTGTGTTAACTTGTAAAATCAAGGAACTGCCGCCTCCCCTGCTAAGAAAATGTAATAGGTACTCAAGTGTTAGGCGGACCTTCATAAGCAAAAGCTCACGAAGATGGGGAAGTTGAATGCagaattttggtaaatttgcaGCTTATAATCCTCCAAATTATACCATAAAGAACCGTCAAacgatatttttaatttaacattcattgcgAATACAGCCAAAAGTAACGCACTTTAGTGATACCGGAGAAAAGTTTATTTGTTAAGCTTATGATGTCTACGTCGAACGCCCCATACATCTCTATTCTATAACTGCAGAACCTCGAAAGATCATTCCTAGAGGCGACAGTAGTCACAGCATAGCACAAAAAGCACcaaacttaagtcccaaaagcttCAGCAACCCCAAAAGAAGACAACAGACAAACTGCTTTAAACTCAAATCTTAAACTCTAACTCCAACATAGAAACCTCAAATAAAATGGAAATGTCATAGGCTCTAGCATCGAGCCGACACTGAGGAAACAAAAACACTTCAAGATCACACCTTTCGATGATATCACAAAATACCCGCATTCAAATAATGAAATTCGATCGAATTCCAACCTGAGACGCGCTCGCGGCGGTCGAGTAAGCCCGAGAGGGCAGGCCAGAGCCCCGCGAACCGAAGCCGACGACGCCGCGGAGCTCGACGGCCCCGGCGGATACCGAGGACGCGAGGACATTAGCCGGGCGAGGCGGTGGGCCGGTCAGTGGGTGAACGGAGTTCCCGAAACCAGGAACGGAGCCGGAGAGCGAGCGAGGGCGGGAGAGGGCACGGGcggctccggcggcggcggaggagcgTTTGGGAGGCGCCGAGGCGGCGTTTATGGCGGCGAAGGCGGTCTTGGTGAGCTTGGAGGTGGTTCTCCTCGTGGCCATGGAAGGAGGGCGGGAAGGGTTCTGAACTGGgtagtgaagatgaagaagatgaaattctgaaggaggagaaagggaaagaggggCGGTGGCGATTCGGTGATGCTTGGGGAGTGGGCAAGAGGAGGAAGGTTGTGGAAGGAAGTGGCAGCTTCTTCTGCTTccgccttttttttcttcccttaatTTTTCCGAACGCAGTTTCGGATTTTACGAATTTCCATGTCGGCATGCGCCGGGCCCACTGGTCTTGCCACGTCAGAGGCGTGATTGCTAGATTGGGCTCATGGGCTCCATAGGCACCGACCTGGGCACCACCTCTTAAAATCCTTTTGGAGTAGGGAACGGGGtagtgaagaagatgaagaagatgaaattttgaaggaggagaagaagggaggaagagtGGGGTGGCAATTCGGTGATGCTTGGGGAGAAGTGGGCGGGGGGAGGAGGAACGTTGTCCGGAAGGATATGGAAGCTTTCCTATGCTTTTTCCCTTCTATTTTTTGAACACTTCCCGTTCATTTCTCTGGACAGTGTTTAGCATTTCACGTGCATGTGGATGAGGAGCTCTATAAAAAAAACGAATATGGACCTTCCTTGCTTCATCTCTCCCAAGCTTCCTTCCTCCCCTCCCatagccaccaccaccaccaccccgaGAGCAACTCCGCCCACCCCAAGCCCCCTCCCGTTGTTCCCCAATGTCCTCCTCCTCTGCAACCGCCCACCGCACCCTCCGCCCCCGCGCCAAGGTGGTTGTCATCATGGGTGCCACCGGGTGCGGTAAGTCCACCCTCTCCATGTACCTCGCCTCCCGCTTCCCTTGCGAGGTCATCAACGCCGACAAAATGCAACTCTACCGGGGCCTCGACATCACCACCAACAAGATCCCCCTCGCCGAGCGCCACGACGTCCCCCACCACCTCCTCAGCTCCTTCGACCCGAACGATGGCGAGATGACCCCGTCGCAGTTCCGCTCCATCGGCCACGCAGCCATCTCCGGCATCGCCTCCCGCGGGAAGCTCCCCCTCCTCGTCGGCGGTTCCAACTCCTTCATCCACGCTCTCCTGGTGGAGCGGTTCGACCCCGAGGCTGGGGTTTTCAGCGGGCTCGGCTCGGCGGCGAGCCCCGAGCTGAGGTACGACTGCTGCTTTCTGTGGGTCGACGTGTCGCCGCCCGTCCTGGAGGAGTACCAGTCGAAGCGCGTGGACGAAATGCTCGACGTGGGCGCGTTCGATGAGCTCGCCGGACACTACGACCTGCGCCGGACCAACCCGGGGGGTTGGGCCTGCCTGAGGAAGGCCATAGGCGTGCCCGAGTTCGACCGTTACTTTATGACCTACCCGCCGCCGTGGGGGGTTGGCCCGGGGACGGGTGGCGGCGGGAGGATGCGGGGATGCGGGAAGACGATCCGGGGCGGGAGGGTGCATACAAGGAGGCGGTGCGAAAGATAAAGAAGAACGCGGTGGAGCTGGCGAAGTGGCAGATTATGAAGATCGAGCGGCTGAGAGGGTCCGGGTGGGAGCTGCATAAGCTGGACGCGACGGAGGCGGTCCGGCTGGCGATGGCGGCCAAGGAGGAGGGTGGCGGCCGGTCCCGGGACGTTTGGGAGAGTGAGGTCGTGGAGGCCAGCGTGAAATTTGTGGAGCGTTTCTTGTGGTAGAAGCAGGTGGCGTGCTAtcgttcttgatttttttcactGCCCTATGTTACGTatttcattaattatatttaagcATATATAGATGTACAGCCTTGAAATTAAATGATTCGTTCGATGGAGAGCGTTTTTAAGGAATCGGGGAGGGGGCGGGGGGCGCTTTCGTTGACAAAATCCCCGTTGACTTCCGTCTCCATCCCAAGATTTGTCGGTAAATTGTTTTCGAGGTATTTGTCAAATAATCTAATAAAAAATACCTGTGATGTTCGATACTTCTCTCGTGGTGTGCCCGATCAATATTTGGAGGACTGAATTATTCTTTTATCACTTTTGATGTAAGCATTTCGAATGGTTAACCGATGtttcgttgtttttttttttttgggtaaaggaaATTATACCGATTTTCCTTGTTGATACCACAAGACTAGTGCAATTCCAACACTCATTACAAGTTAGGCCTCTTGGAGTTTCTGTCTAATTACTATTTAGGTTTTCGGATGTGGTGCGTGGTGTTAGATTTAGCGCGTTCCGCGGTAAATGCACGGGAAAATGCACTGCCCCTATCTCTGAACTCAGTGCTTTATGGAGATCTTGCCGGCCTCGGAACGGACGTGTTTGCCCTCATCGATCCCAACTTTCAATTCAATGGGCTACATGTggttatcaaataaatttttattttcaaaataaaattttatatcattatcaaatatgtatttttatttagaaactcatctaaaaatataaataaatttttctatttttattccaaaattaatttctagtaAGGATGATTATCATTCGTGTCCTATCAACTTGATGTTAACGCCAAACATTAGAGATTTCGAGCAAGCTTTTGAGGGAGATAACGGAAACGTCCAATTTCCTCcttctaattttaaaataattgtctTAATTAAGAAAAGTAAATGTTAAACCGCGAATATTAGTAAAATAATTCCCAAGATACGCCGGAAAAGAACATTTGAGATTGTCCGCGTGTTGGCACTGAGTTTTTTGTAATCTCGAAAGGCGCAACTTTAATCTGGTCGTTAATCGAAAAATTAGTTGGCCGAGGATGCGTCCACTCCGCCGTCCTGCCTCTGTTTTGTATGCACCTTAATTTAAGTGATCAATAAGGTATTAACTATTAAAGAGAGTCATCTGCTAtttaatttggaagaaaagaaatagcatCATTTTCTGGAGTGAAACACTTGAGGTTTCGGCTTTGAAGAATCAACTTGTCAAAGTTGTTAAAGATAAAGTGTTGACCTTTAGCAACGTGTCGGACAACTTTCGTAACAAGTGTCTTCAACGAGGGTGGAGCTTTGACTCTTATGTTTTTGTTGGTGGGCCTGCCCATTCTCCTTAGTGGTGCTTCTTCTGCTAGGGTTGGTCAATTGGTGCTGTTCCTTCTAGGTTTGCGGCCCCGTTGTTGTGTTGTGCTACCTTGCTGACAgttgtgttttttgtttttttttgcttggtggcgatttttatttgtttgccGGTCTGTTTCGGTTTCCTTGTTTTccgttgtttttgttttcttttacatCGGCTCCCTTTACTCTCTTTGCTCATGCATCatgagtgaaagtttttggcGCGGCATTTTGTATAATTGGCTTTTGCtctatatattcttaccttaccaaaaaaaaaaatattaaagagaGTCACGGTTGCGCTGCCTATCTGGAATCTTAATGGGGGATGATCAAGCAAGCCTTTTTGATTAAGCCCTAATTATTAGAAGATCAAGcgctcttttcttcttcttcttttatgggaGGAAAAGACGAGTGGATGCAATGGTTGTTCCCCTGTCCTTTGGCTGTTCCGTGCATTTAAGGCTCATAGGAATGGTGTTTATTCGGAAGAGACTTTATCCTTTTTGCCTAAATTTGACAAGATTTTGTGTGGCTATTATACACGACCCACCTTCATCGTTATTGATTAGGTGACTAAGGTTTGAAAAATCGACGAGTACTTAAATTGCTGGCGATAGATGGGACACCCAGTAACATGAATTGTATATGTAACTTGCTGTTGCAATGTCAAAAGCTAACATAAGAATAATAAAGTGGGAGGGGAGCCCACCGCCAAGTTTATCTGCTTAAAGAGcattgaaaatgttgttttggAGACGATAACGTTCTCGTCCGATCCCCACTTTCCATCATGCCGATTCCCTTGTCCTCTTTAGGAAAAGGACGGGCCGAGAAATCCACATCGATAATGTCAGTTTACTAAAAAGCTTGAGACCGAAATACTCGATTTAATGCGAGCAAGCTAAAATCGTTTACTCTTGAAGCCCAGCATTTGTTGAATAACGCCGCTGTTCCTAAAGCGATCAAGAGTAAATTCGGAGGTTTGATCAAGGGAGCTGCAAACGTAGCATGCAAGCAAGTCTCTTCGACCATTAGGAGCCATCAATTCACACGATGAATCTGGCTAAAAGGTCCATTAATTCGTGTTTGATCCTTTGCGTTTCCTCTTatcaagaaaaacaataatCAGTGGCTACCGACTAAGCTACGTGGCCTAAATGGTGAACGATCGGAAGGAATGGAGATGGGACGGTGCGGGCGTTCAAACTTCAAATTTGTAGGCCTATGAAACTAGGATGCTTTTTAATTAATCGCCACTCGGTTTCGGTCTCCAGTGTCTAGAACCCAACCCATACATGCCCAGTTTGTAAATGCctatagagaagaaaaaagaaagaatctgactccttcaattggaaaattaatcatttaaaaatcattttttgaaaaattaattgaaagaaatgCTGGGCAAATAGtattgttttttgaaatttgttgacAAATTGATATAGTAACTGATAAATGGATGCTTGATGACGTCTCATTTGCCTGCACATAGATTTGGTATTTATAATTCACTTTGCTCATCAAAAAATAGTTCCAATAAGTCAAAGCATTATTGAAGACTCATTGCTCAATCCAGCTGAAaagcatacatacatacataatgTAAATCATCCAAGTGTCTTTATCTCCGAAAATACGTGGTTGAAATTAGATACCCCTTGATCccttaattaagaaaaaaggaaatttttaagATGCAAAATTGGATATCTACAAAAGTACATTTTAATTATAGTTTTCTTAAATAATCTAAAGGCACGAGCGTGGAAACTTAGCTATTTAGAGATTCATTCAACATACAACATGCTTtataaattggttaaatttcaacttttgagttGTACAGGCAAGCCTCAACGAAAAGCACTGTGTGTGGTTATTAAAGCTTTTTGAAAAAGGGGATTCTCAGATAGtccaaaattgatattttttgctttttgttggCCCCCTTAAAGGACGTGAAGGATCGTACCGTCTCATCTGCACGCTCGTTTACGCAAATATTCTCTCAAAATTTACTATGTCAAGCATTAACGCGTTTGCTTTATGAATCACCATTCTCACCTCCTATCCCCTTATCTTATTCCGTTGACATTTTCGTTACGCACATGTATCTCAGCCATAGTAAAAAGcagagaagaaaggaaggagaacCGGGATCGTGCCTTTGACTATGCAAAATAATGGGGAGAAACTCTCGCGTAGGGAActaccgaggaagaagaagcctcGTCAATTTGAGGATAATAAAGCAAGGGAATTTTCGATGAAGTTGACAATAACCATCCCGGTGAATAGATTTGTTTCCGTaacgaaatatctttcatcTATAAtaatccttcaattttttttagaaataataaaGATTTTGTACTAATTCTGAATATAAGATATCAAATGCaatataaatgtcaaatttcCAATTTCGAATAGAATTGTACTACTTGACAACGAACTTGTTAACATTGAGGATGAGTTCAAACTGTGCTAGAATCTAATTGACGACATAATTTGGGGATAAGTAGACACAAtgccggaatttaatcaacgataaTGCATTGAGATATAAGACATAACAccggaatctaatcaacaacgTTGGACTAGGATAGAGAATACAACGttgaaatttaattgacgaCGCAACATCATGGTGTAGATACATGCTAGAATCTAAACAATGACAAGGATCTAAGAGCTATAGCTATGAAAACTAAAGTGTAGTACAAGAGATGTAAAGATAAAGGGATAACATGTTGATTGATTCTTTCGCGGGGGGAGGTGTCATGCTAGATGACTGATGGTATTTATAGAGAAGCTTGGTAATTGCTGAACAATCATTCCTCTTCTAATAACCGCTTCAAGCCTTATGCACATTGCCTTTTCCTCTGCAATGACCTTGCCTATTTGCTTTACAACTGTTTGGATTGTGTTTCGATGCTCTCTGATTTATCAACAATGATTTCATGGCCGGGTCTTTGTATGTCAACTGCTCCTTAACCATGAATACCTTTGGCGCTTTCCTGAATATTTCAAATGTTTTCATCTAAAACTTACTGTGGCATCACTTGAATAGCCATCAAAGATCCGTCATCGTATTTCAATAGCTAAACACGGGATGACTTCTTGCCTTGCTGTCGATTATTGAGTCTTTGTCCTTCGAATTATCGATAATTGATCATATAATAATACTCTTATGATATTCATGTGATCTTGCTTGACTTTATTATATCTTCCATTTTGGTGATCGATATGTAATAATACGGTTAACTTTGAGTGTCAACAAGATCAGAGAAGATCACGACCAAGGACTATGACAATTTAGGCAATTTTAACATTGAACCTCTTGCCGAATTCTCGGACCTTTCAAACGATTGCCCCCTGTAATATTCCGAATGCCCTTTTGACGAAAATCCATGTGAGAGTGGGGTCAATCTGAAAAACCCTTTATAGATGCGTCAATTCAAGCACGCCATACCAGCAATAGCATGCTTCTcaggccaaaagaaaaagagaaaacaagtgtacttttttttttatctgctCGGGATAACCCTCAAGAGCAGTAAATATGAACCGATGTCTATAAAATTCTATgttcttcatttttcactttttcctcctACATTTTGAGGTTTTGCTGCAGTACTTTAGGTTATATAAGTCTCTCATTCTTGATTGAAAACTTGGTTGATACAAGGTATTGAAAGAGAGACGATGTAGTTGATATACCATTCTCTTCCCCGCCTTCtgcatacaaaaaaaaaagtacaatttaGTTTATCAATCTAAGAGatagaaacatgtttttttgaattttttcctctttttataagTATGTTATATTAGCTCATCAAGAATGAATGGtacaaattgaacaaatttactGACAGGGGAAACTACCAATTTGGAATATTCACCTGATTtttctccgggcatctcgattCACAAAATTAGATGGATTCATAAAGATCGAAGTTCCATGTCGTCGCAAAACAAAAATCCTAGGTCGATcgcttcctttccctttttccctcatCACGGGCCATAAATCGATCATCCGTGCGTTGGTTTTGCCTCCCTTCATCGATTCATCTCATCTTCTCCATCAAACCCACAATCCAGATTCTCTGCTCTCTGCTTGCCCGCGCCGCTCAGACAAAATCCCAAAAGCTTCGAAAGCTGCAAGTTGCTGACTTCTCTCTCGAATCTCCTTCTCCCACGATCTCAAGGAATGCGGCGACGCCGTGCTCGTCGAAGAAGATGACCGCAGTCGAGGCGAGAGGCTCGACCGGTTGCTGATGGACTCCGATTCCGACTTCTGCGTCGGCGGGTCGAGTTTCGTCCTCCAGCTCTCCTCAGCCGACGAGCTCTTCTCCGACGGCAAGATCCTTCCCGACGAGATCAGGAGGGACGGAGTGGTAACTGCCGACCACAGTAATTGTCTGCCGAATACCTTGGTCTCATCCTGCTCCTCCATCTGGGACACCAATTTCTAGTGCTGCGTTCACGGAGAAGAGGAGTCTGAAGGAGCTCCTCTTCGGACAGcttcgacgacgacgacgacgaaggGGATGAGAAGCCGCTGCCCAAGCCATCCTGGCAGTTCAAGTGCACTTAATTGTGACGTCGCCAAGAGCAGAGGACCGATTCGGTCGCTGCAGTTCCTCTCGCGGAGCAACTCGACCGGTTCAGTTCCAAATCCACAGGACAAATTCGCCTCCAAGGACAACCCGAGGCAGAATTTGCAGAAAGAACCCCTCCATATCAAGTCAGAGATGGTCGTCGGAGTCATATCAATCTTCCTTGGGCATGCCATCTTCGTACGGCCTGTCGCAATCGCAGAAGCCCCCGACGACGAACAAACGATACAGACCCAGCGTGAGTGAGGGTCAATCCTGAATTGAATTTTCAGCCCCACGTCAAACGATCAGGACGGTGAGCTTGTTCGGGCTCGGCTCGCTTTTCTGTAATGGCAAGgtcagaaagaagaagaaacgagtCATCCTGATCAATCTGCTTTGTTAATTTGCATTAGcacagagagaaaaaaaagaagaaatgagctTTTTGAACGCTTCTGGTTTTGGTGCACATGTCTATAGATTTCGTGGTGGTAGATATGGCCCATATGGGGGACCTCATGGAATTAGCATGGGATAAGGTTCTCGAAAAGAATTCCAGGAAAATATAATGTACGGAATGCATGTTTAAAGATCAGGTTTCGTTATCtttcgaaatttcaattttcccCCTTCccgttttcttgttttatttgttTGTGGGAATTCCCCTTTTTCAATCTTCAACTATCTGTTGTTTACTTCTACTAGCGTCGCACCACGTGCGTCGCACATGACCTGGTGATGTTGGGCTATAATTTATCATGCCCCAGGACTCTGCTCTTGCCCTCTTTTCGTTAGACTCCTCTCTGTTTCTGTCCGCCTCCTTGTGTTCACCTTGAGAAGTTATAGTCGATCTTCCTTCGCTGAACCCTCCCACTTACCTCTCTTTACATAACGCTTCTCTTCTTTGGGTGAATACAGCTGAGAGGATCGGCCCTCAGATGGGATCCGATGGAGGCCCAGCTCTAATCACCATCCTCGCTTTGGCTGTAGTGAGATTGTAAGTGCTCTAACAACAACAACCCAGATGGACTCAGTTCAACAGCAAGTGGAGGCTACGTGGAGTTCATTGATTAATGAAGTTTCGTGAAGACAATGGGCTAGCCTGTCTATGGGCAATCAATGTCACAAATATTGTTAGCCTGTTCAAGTCCTAACAATTACAGGAACCTCAAAGTAAACATGGGAAGCAATGATAAGGACCGATGTCTTTCAAAAGTATCATGtgaaccacaaaaaaaaatcatcgcagAAGTTGAATAACAATAGGACGTACTTTACCCATCGGTGGGCAACTGagttggttcggctttgggcaCTTCACTGCAGAGGTCCCAAGGTCAAAATTCCGCAGTTGCTAACACGTCTTAAGTGAGGGGCCATGGTAGTGGGATCCTGTGCTAGCTTTCCCCCCGGTATTGACATTTGATCCGAGGTACACCGCGCACTGTACGGGCCGTGGATTGGCAATTAGCGTAAGCAAAAAGTCGGCCCAGCAGatcctgggtcaccaaaaaaaaaaaaaaaaaaaaaagatatacttTGATCTGTTACTCTTTGATTTCCACAAACAGCTTGAATGGCCTCCCGCAAATCCTTCTCACTGAGCTGAAGATTTCGAACTAATTGCTGCCCAATATCTTCACAgaaacaaaatcatttttttcttgcacTTCTGAGCATTGTCCAAAAGGGAGGCGAGATATGTGCCCATTATAGGGCCACTAGCATCGCACAAAACCTGGTGCAAGATCACAGATTGTTACCAAACCCCAAATATCCTCTGGAGAAAgacaaaattgaattgaaaaacaAACTTATAACTGAATACATGCCTTTGGTTGTTGGGATATGAAATTGTCCACAGCCTGCAGAACTGACGTGTTGTGAAGACCAGCTTTAGTGAGAATTCTCCTGGCTAAACCATCCTTTTGCTCCAAAAGAGCTTTCATTAGATGCTCAGTTTCCATCACTTGTTTGCAAACTCGAGCTGCATCAACAGCACCAATAATGCTCTCCCAGGTCATCTCAGTGAACTCTGATGGATTTGTCCAAGTCAAACAAAGCCGGACTTCAAGGAACTGTGTTAACTTGTAAAATCAAGGAACCGTTGCCTCCCCTGGTAAGAAAATGTAATACCTACTCAAGTGTTAGGTGGACCTTCATAAGCAAAAGCTCACGGAAGATGGGGAAGTTGAATGCAGAATTTAGGTAAATTTGCACTCATAATTCTCCAAATTTATACCATAAAAAACCATCAAacgatatttttaatttaacagTCATTGCTAATACAGCCAAAAGTAACGCACTTTAGTAATACCGGAGAAAAGTTCATTTCGTTAAGCTTATGATGTCCACATCGAACGCCCCATACATCTCTATTCTATATCTGCTGAACCTCGAAAGATCATTCCTAGAGGCGACAGTAGTCACAACATAGCACAAAAAGCACCAAACTTTAAGTCCCAAAAGCTTCAGCAACACCAAAAGAAGACAACAGACAAATTGCATTAAACTCTAACAGCAAAACCTCAAATAAAATGGAAATGTCATAGGCTCCTAGCATCCAGCCGACACTGAGCGACAAAAACACTTCAAGATCACACCTTTCGATGATATCACAAAATACCCGCATTAACATGATGAAATTCGATCGAATTCCAACCTGAGACGCGCTCGCGGCGGTCGAGTAAGCCCGAGAGGGAAGGCCAGAGCCCCGCGAACCGAAGCCGACGACGCCGCGGAGCTCGACGGCCCCGGCGGATACCGAGGAGGCGAGGACATTAGCCCCGCGAAGCCGTGGGCCGGTCAGCGGGTGAACGGAGTTCCCGAAACCGGGAGCGAGCGAGAGCGGGGGAGGGCACGGGCagctccggcggcggcggcggcggaggagcgTTTGGGAGGCGCCGAGGCGGCGTTTCTGGCGGCGAAGGCGGTCTTGGTGGGCTTGGAGGTGGTTCTCCTCGTGGCCATGGAAGGAGTACGAGAGGTTTCTGAACTGGGTAGTGAAGAAGGAGAGATtttgaaggaggaagagaaggaaggaaggaaggaagggggGTTGACTCGGTGACGCTTGGGGAGAAGGGGGCGGGGAGGAAGGTTGTGGAAGGAAATGGAAGCTTCCGCCTAtggttttccttctttttttaatttctccgAACAGTGTTTCGGATTTACGCATTTCCATTTCCACGTGCATGAGC
This genomic stretch from Eucalyptus grandis isolate ANBG69807.140 chromosome 3, ASM1654582v1, whole genome shotgun sequence harbors:
- the LOC104438652 gene encoding adenylate isopentenyltransferase-like encodes the protein MSSSSATAHRTLRPRAKVVVIMGATGCGKSTLSMYLASRFPCEVINADKMQLYRGLDITTNKIPLAERHDVPHHLLSSFDPNDGEMTPSQFRSIGHAAISGIASRGKLPLLVGGSNSFIHALLVERFDPEAGVFSGLGSAASPELRYDCCFLWVDVSPPVLEEYQSKRVDEMLDVGAFDELAGHYDLRRTNPGGWACLRKAIGVPEFDRYFMTYPQDAGMREDDPGREGAYKEAVRKIKKNAVELAKWQIMKIERLRGSGWELHKLDATEAVRLAMAAKEEGGGRSRDVWESEVVEASVKFVERFLW